The following proteins are co-located in the Oryzias melastigma strain HK-1 linkage group LG8, ASM292280v2, whole genome shotgun sequence genome:
- the LOC112146217 gene encoding nuclear distribution protein nudE homolog 1 isoform X2: MGDPQPQFESPQEELRFWKEQAARHQQSAEEAREELQEFQQMSRDYEAELETELKQCEARNRELLATNQRLRTELENYKEKYEAQHSEACRQISVLEGELAETSAVRDQLQKYIRELEQANDDLERTKRATIMSLEDFEQRMNQVIERNAFLESELDEKENLLESVQRLKDEARDLRQELAVQQKQQVQDRKPSLSGSLKGPPTSSGPPTPPLTPPDRRAEDKVASKPPPSSSAVTPPRPAAPTDNFSSPPPSISRGEALSATPLTTSARISALNIVGELLRKVGSLESKLASCREFVQEQASSRRSVPGGAGAPAGHSSPPDGRPANGLYNRSLVKRLDFSAGSKLLL, from the exons TGCCGAGGAGGCgcgggaggagctgcaggagttccAGCAGATGAGTCGGGACTACGAGGCGGAGCTGGAGACGGAGCTGAAGCAGTGCGAGGCCCGAAACCGGGAGCTGCTCGCCACCAACCAACGCCTTCGCACGGAGCTGGAGAACTACAAG GAGAAGTACGAGGCTCAGCACTCCGAGGCGTGCCGGCAGATCTCCGTCCTGGAGGGAGAGCTCGCCGAGACGTCGGCGGTCCGAGATCAGCTGCAGAAGTACATCCGAGAGCTGGAGCAGGCCAACGACGACCTGGAGCGCACCAAGAG GGCCACCATCATGTCTCTGGAGGACTTTGAGCAGCGCATGAACCAGGTCATCGAGAGGAACGCCTTCCTGGAGAGCGAGCTGGACGAGAAGGAGAACCTGCTGGAGTCGGTGCAGCGGCTGAAGGACGAGGCCCGAG ACCTGCGGCAGGAGCTGGCcgtgcagcagaagcagcaggtCCAGGACCGGAAGCCGTCGCTCAGCGGGTCGCTCAAAGGCCCGCCGACCTCCAGCGGACCGCCCACGCCGCCTCTCACCCCCCCCGACAGAAGAGCAGAGGACAAAGTCGCCTCCAAGCCGCCGCCATCGTCCTCCGCCGTCACGCCGCCCAGACCTGCCGCCCCCACAGACAACTTCTCCTCGCCGCCGCCGTCCATCAGCAGAG GTGAGGCCCTTTCAGCCACGCCCCTCACCACGTCGGCCAGGATCTCGGCTCTGAACATCGTGGGTGAACTTCTGAGGAAAGTCGGG AGTCTGGAGTCCAAACTGGCGTCGTGTCGCGAGTTCGTGCAGGAGCAGGCGTCCTCCCGCCGGAGCGTCCCCGGAGGAGCGGGAGCGCCGGCCGGACACAGCAGCCCCCCCGACGGCCGCCCCGCCAACGGGCTGTACAACCGCAG CCTGGTGAAGAGGCTGGACTTCAGCGCAGGATCCAAGCTGCTGCTGTGA
- the LOC112146217 gene encoding nuclear distribution protein nudE homolog 1 isoform X1 produces MGDPQPQFESPQEELRFWKEQAARHQQSAEEAREELQEFQQMSRDYEAELETELKQCEARNRELLATNQRLRTELENYKEKYEAQHSEACRQISVLEGELAETSAVRDQLQKYIRELEQANDDLERTKRATIMSLEDFEQRMNQVIERNAFLESELDEKENLLESVQRLKDEARDLRQELAVQQKQQVQDRKPSLSGSLKGPPTSSGPPTPPLTPPDRRAEDKVASKPPPSSSAVTPPRPAAPTDNFSSPPPSISRGEALSATPLTTSARISALNIVGELLRKVGSLESKLASCREFVQEQASSRRSVPGGAGAPAGHSSPPDGRPANGLYNRSSETRSPSCLSRHTPHVQPHLGHGCSH; encoded by the exons TGCCGAGGAGGCgcgggaggagctgcaggagttccAGCAGATGAGTCGGGACTACGAGGCGGAGCTGGAGACGGAGCTGAAGCAGTGCGAGGCCCGAAACCGGGAGCTGCTCGCCACCAACCAACGCCTTCGCACGGAGCTGGAGAACTACAAG GAGAAGTACGAGGCTCAGCACTCCGAGGCGTGCCGGCAGATCTCCGTCCTGGAGGGAGAGCTCGCCGAGACGTCGGCGGTCCGAGATCAGCTGCAGAAGTACATCCGAGAGCTGGAGCAGGCCAACGACGACCTGGAGCGCACCAAGAG GGCCACCATCATGTCTCTGGAGGACTTTGAGCAGCGCATGAACCAGGTCATCGAGAGGAACGCCTTCCTGGAGAGCGAGCTGGACGAGAAGGAGAACCTGCTGGAGTCGGTGCAGCGGCTGAAGGACGAGGCCCGAG ACCTGCGGCAGGAGCTGGCcgtgcagcagaagcagcaggtCCAGGACCGGAAGCCGTCGCTCAGCGGGTCGCTCAAAGGCCCGCCGACCTCCAGCGGACCGCCCACGCCGCCTCTCACCCCCCCCGACAGAAGAGCAGAGGACAAAGTCGCCTCCAAGCCGCCGCCATCGTCCTCCGCCGTCACGCCGCCCAGACCTGCCGCCCCCACAGACAACTTCTCCTCGCCGCCGCCGTCCATCAGCAGAG GTGAGGCCCTTTCAGCCACGCCCCTCACCACGTCGGCCAGGATCTCGGCTCTGAACATCGTGGGTGAACTTCTGAGGAAAGTCGGG AGTCTGGAGTCCAAACTGGCGTCGTGTCGCGAGTTCGTGCAGGAGCAGGCGTCCTCCCGCCGGAGCGTCCCCGGAGGAGCGGGAGCGCCGGCCGGACACAGCAGCCCCCCCGACGGCCGCCCCGCCAACGGGCTGTACAACCGCAG CAGTGAAACCAGAAGCCCCAGCTGCCTCAGCAGACACACCCCACATGTCCAGCCTCACCTTGGCCACGGCTGCAGCCACTGA
- the hoatz gene encoding protein Hoatz homolog: protein MSHRALEEHEEVTVFSGSSAADASHARRLWSSASLPPPLELRPAAADVRQRLPVSRPRRSGPAAAPGAAERPQSAAAVRRRQEERRRYEEAAVRRSQILDLLRRQRERRMQKEVQVWRERRSSPREEEEEEEELVRQLQ from the coding sequence ATGTCTCATCGAGCCCTGGAGGAGCACGAGGAGGTCACCGTGTTCTCCGGCTCCTCTGCGGCCGACGCCTCCCACGCCAGGCGGCTCTGGAGCTCCGCGTCCCTCCCGCCGCCGCTGGAGCTCCGCCCGGCGGCGGCCGACGTCCGTCAGAGGCTGCCGGTGTCCCGCCCGCGGCGCAGCGGCCCCGCCGCCGCTCCCGGAGCCGCGGAGAGGCCGCAGAGCGCCGCTGCTGTCCGGCGGaggcaggaggagaggaggcgGTACGAGGAGGCGGCCGTCCGGAGGAGCCAGATCCTGGATCTGCTGAGGAGGCAGAGGGAGCGGAGGATGCAGAAGGAGGTGCAGGTCTGGAGGGAGAGAAGGTCCAGTCccagagaagaggaggaggaggaggaggagctggtcaGACAGCTTCAGTAG
- the LOC112146214 gene encoding myosin-11, producing MADLSADDSKYLFLGNDFQSSGVAQADWSAKKMVWVPSEREGFEAASIREEKGEQVLVELSNGQKVTVSKDDIQKMNPPKFSKVEDMAALTFLNEASVLQNLRERYFSSLIYTYSGLFCVVVNPYKMLPIYSEKIIEMYKGKKRHEVPPHIYSITDNAYRNMLQDREDQSILCTGESGAGKTENTKKVIQYLAVIASSHKAKKDINPQQTGSLAYGELEKQLLQANPILEAFGNAKTIKNDNSSRFGKFIKLNFDVTGCLVGAFIDTYLLEKSRCIRQANTERAFHIFYYMVSGATGKMREELLLEDFSSYSFLIAGHVEIPGLKDDELFEETLEAMEIMGFTQEERLGMLKVVSTVLQLGNITFEKERNSEQATMPDNTAAQKVCHLQGINVTDFTRAILTPKIKVGREVVQKAQTKQQADFAVEALAKAMYERLFRWILARVNKTLDKSKRQSSSFLGILDIAGFEIFEDNSFEQLCINYTNERLQQLFNHTMFIMEQEEYKREGIEWNFIDFGLDLQPCIELIERPNNPPGILALLDEECWFPKATDVTFVEKLMNTHSAHGKFSKPKQHKDKLMFTVLHYAGKVDYNAAEWLTKNMDPLNDNVTALLNNSSSSFIQDLWKDVDRVVGLDTINKMSQSSVPTSTKSKKGMFRTVGQLYKESLGKLMTTLHNTQPNFVRCIIPNHEKRAGKMDAHLVLEQLRCNGVLEGIRICRQGFPNRIVFQEFRQRYEILAAGSIPKGFMDGKQACCLMVKHLDLDPNLYRIGQSKMFFRTGVLAQLEEERDLKLTVVIIAFQARAQGFLGRKAFSRRQQQLTAMKVIQRNCACYLRLRNWQWWRLFTKVKPLLQVTRQEEEMGQKEEELKVVREAAAKAEADLKDITQKHSQLVEEQAVLEAKLQAEAELYAETEDMRVRLEAKKQELEEVLHEMEARLEEEEERSISLQQEKKDMEQELQLMEAHIVQEEDARQKLQLEKAAVEAKVKKMEEELLLTEDQNNKLQKERKLLEERLADMSSNLAEEEEKSKNLTKLKSKHESMISELEVRLKKEEKSRQDVEKAKRKVEAELVDLQEQQTDLQAQLAELRAQLAAKEEELQATQARLEEEGRQRGAALKRVRELEALLAELQEDLEAEKVARGKAEAARRDLGEELNSLRSELEDSLDTTAAQQELRVKREQEMATLKRAMEDEGRSHEAQIQDLRQKHGQAVEELREHLEQAKKVRAGLEKAKQALEKEAADLSADLRALSSAKQDVEQKKKKVEAQLGDLQLRFSESERHRNELSERVSKMTVELDSVTALLNEAEGRSIKLSKDVSSVSSQLQDAQELLSEETRQKLNLSGRLRQLEEERSQMTEQLEEEAEAKRAVERQASSLGMQLSDLKKKLEELSAAVELLEEGKKRLQRELEAASGDYEEKVAAYDKLEKSRGRLQQELEDVLMDLDAQRQLVSNLEKKQKKFDQMLAEERAVSAKFAEERDRAEAELREKETKVLALMKTLEEKQEALQEAERSVKALRVEMEDLISSKDDVGKSVHDLERAKRGLEAFVEEMKTQMEELEDELQVAEDAKLRLEVNSQAVRAQHERELQAREEQSEEKRRQLLKQVRELEAELEEERKQRSQASAGRKKLEGELKNVEEQLEAASRGREEALKQLRKNQAQAKELHRELEDSRSAHKEILASAREAERRCKTLEAEIQQMQEMLAAAERARKQAEMDRDELNEEAAGSSSGRSLLSDEKRRLEARISQLEEELEEEQANVESLNERLRRSQQLVDQLGAELAAERASSQSREASRLQLERQTRDLKAKLQDVESQARSKLKSSVAALEAKLRDVEEQLEVESRERQAGAKNLRQKEKKLKDLSVQMEDERKQALDYKDQMEKSNVRVKQLKHQLEEAEEEAQRVAAARRKLQRELEEALEANDGLSREVSSLRSKLRRGGGEALTGGARTGGVGGRSFGGGSSSSRRLKENSMEVQEEELTSPSPPNHTGKEEESPPGPDEGSP from the exons ATGGCGGATCTTTCTGCCGACGACAGCAAGTACCTCTTCCTGGGGAACGACTTCCAGAGCAGCGGGGTGGCCCAGGCCGACTGGTCCGCCAAGAAGATGGTGTGGGTGCCGTCAGAGAGGGAGGGGTTTGAGGCCGCCAGCATCAGGGAGGAGAAGGGCGAGCAG GTGCTGGTGGAGCTCTCCAACGGTCAGAAGGTGACGGTGAGCAAAGATGACATTCAGAAGATGAACCCGCCCAAGTTCAGTAAAGTGGAAGACATGGCGGCTCTCACCTTCCTGAATGAAGCCTCGGTCCTCCAGAACCTGCGAGAGCGATACTTCTCCAGCCTGATCTAC ACGTACTCGGGTTTGTTCTGCGTGGTGGTGAACCCCTACAAGATGCTGCCCATCTACTCGGAGAAGATCATCGAAATGTACAAGGGCAAGAAGAGGCACGAGGTGCCGCCGCACATCTACTCCATCACCGACAACGCCTACCGGAACATGCTGCAGG ATCGAGAGGATCAGTCCATTCTGTGCAC AGGTGAGTCTGGTGCCGGAAAGACGGAAAACACCAAGAAGGTCATCCAGTACCTGGCGGTCATCGCCTCCTCACACAAAGCAAAGAAGGACATCAACCCT cagcagaccgGATCTCTGGCTTAT GGGGAGCTGGAaaagcagctcctgcaggcgaATCCCATCCTGGAGGCTTTTGGGAATGCAAAGACCATCAAGAACGACAACTCCTCGCGCTTC GGGAAGTTCATCAAACTCAACTTTGACGTGACCGGATGTCTGGTTGGGGCGTTCATTGACACCT ATCTGCTGGAGAAGTCTCGCTGCATCCGGCAGGCCAACACCGAGAGAGCCTTCCACATCTTCTACTACATGGTGTCCGGAGCCACCGGCAAGATGAGGg aggagctgctgctggaggactTCAGCAGCTACTCCTTCCTGATTGCGGGTCACGTGGAAATCCCGGGTCTGAAGGACGACGAGCTCTTCGAGGAGACCTTGGAGGCCATGGAGATCATGGGCTTCACCCAGGAGGAGCGACTAG GAATGCTGAAGGTGGTCTCCACGGTGCTGCAGCTGGGAAACATCACGTTTGAGAAGGAGAGGAACAGCGAGCAGGCCACCATGCCCGACAACACCG CGGCCCAGAAAGTGTGCCACCTGCAGGGCATCAACGTGACCGACTTCACCCGCGCCATCCTCACCCCCAAGATAAAGGTGGGGAGGGAAGTGGTCCAGAAGGCGCAGACGAAGCAGCAG GCGGATTTCGCCGTGGAAGCTCTGGCTAAAGCCATGTACGAGCGTCTGTTCCGCTGGATCCTGGCCAGAGTCAACAAGACGCTGGACAAGAGCAAGAGGCAGTCCTCGTCCTTCCTGGGAATCCTGGACATCGCCGGCTTCGAGATTTTCGAG GACAACTCCTTTGAGCAGCTGTGCATCAACTACACCAACGAGCGCCTGCAGCAGCTCTTCAACCACACCATGTTCATCATGGAGCAGGAGGAGTACAAGAGGGAGGGCATCGAGTGGAACTTCATCGACTTTGGGCTGGACCTGCAGCCCTGCATCGAGCTCATTGAGAGGCCG AACAACCCCCCCGGCATCCTGGCTCTGCTGGACGAGGAGTGCTGGTTCCCCAAAGCGACGGACGTGACGTTCGTGGAGAAGCTGATGAACACGCACAGCGCTCACGGGAAGTTCTCCAAACCCAAGCAGCACAAAGACAAGCTGATGTTCACGGTGCTGCACTACGCCGGGAAG GTGGACTATAACGCAGCCGAATGGCTGACCAAGAACATGGACCCTCTCAACGACAACGTGACGGCTCTGCTCAACAACTCGTCCAGCAGCTTCATCCAGGACCTCTGGAAAGACG TGGATCGAGTCGTGGGTCTGGACACCATCAACAAAATGTCCCAGAGCTCCGTTCCCACGTCCACCAAATCCAAGAAGGGCATGTTCCGGACGGTGGGTCAGCTCTACAAAGAGTCTCTGGGGAAACTGATGACGACGCTGCACAACACCCAGCCCAACTTCGTCCGCTGCATCATTCCCAACCACGAGAAGAGG GCCGGGAAGATGGACGCTCACCTGGTTCTGGAGCAGCTGAGATGTAACGGGGTTCTGGAGGGAATTCGGATCTGCAGGCAGGGATTCCCCAACCGGATCGTGTTCCAGGAGTTCAGGCAGAG GTATGAGATCCTGGCCGCCGGCTCCATCCCCAAAGGCTTCATGGACGGGAAGCAGGCGTGCTGCCTGATG GTGAAGCACCTGGATCTGGACCCCAACCTGTACCGAATCGGGCAGAGCAAGATGTTCTTCCGGACGGGCGTTCTGgctcagctggaggaggagcgcgACCTGAAGCTGACCGTGGTCATCATTGCCTTTCAGGCGCGGGCGCAGGGCTTCCTGGGTAGAAA GGCGTTCAGCCgacggcagcagcagctgacCGCCATGAAGGTCATCCAGAGGAACTGCGCCTGCTACCTCAGACTGCGGAACTGGCAGTGGTGGAGGCTGTTCACCAAG GTGAAGCCGCTGCTGCAGGTGACCcggcaggaggaggagatgggtcagaaggaggaggagctaaagGTGGTCAGAGAAGCAGCGGCCAAAGCCGAAGCCGACCTGAAGGACATCACCCAGAAACACTCGCAG CTGGTGGAGGAGCAGGCGGTGCTGGAGGCGAAGCTGCAGGCGGAGGCGGAGCTATACGCAGAGACCGAAGACATGAGGGTCCGTCTGGAGGCCAAGaagcaggagctggaggaggtgcTGCATGAGATGGAAGCccggctggaggaggaggaggagcgcagCATCTCCCTGCAGCAGGAGAAGAAGGATATGGAGCAGGAGTTACAG CTGATGGAGGCCCACATCGTCCAGGAGGAGGACGCCCggcagaagctgcagctggagAAAGCTGCTGTGGAGGCGAAGGTGaagaagatggaggaggagctgctgctcacGGAGGACCAGAACAACAAACTCCAGAAG GAGCGAAAGCTTCTGGAGGAGAGGCTGGCCGACATGAGCTCCAACctggctgaggaggaggagaagtcCAAGAATCTGACCAAGCTGAAGAGCAAACACGAGTCCATGATCTCCGAGCTGGAGG TGCGCCtgaagaaggaggagaagagccGTCAGGACGTGGAGAAGGCGAAGAGGAAGGTGGAGGCGGAGCTGGTCgacctgcaggagcagcagacTGACCTTCAGGCGCAGCTCGCCGAGCTCCGTGCTCAGCTGGCGGccaaggaggaggagcttcaggcCACACAGGCTCG TCTGGAGGAGGAGGGCCGGCAGCGCGGGGCGGCGCTCAAGCGGGTCCGGGAGCTGGAGGCGCTGCTggcggagctgcaggaggacctGGAGGCGGAGAAGGTGGCGAGGGGGAAGGCTGAGGCCGCTCGCAGAGACCTCGGGGAGGAGCTGAACAGCCTGCGCTCGGAGCTGGAGGACAGTCTGGACACCACGGCGGCCCAGCAGGAGCTCCG GGTGAAGCGTGAGCAGGAGATGGCCACGTTGAAGAGAGCCATGGAGGACGAGGGGCGGAGCCACGAGGCTCAGATCCAGGACCTCCGGCAGAAGCATGGCCAGGCTGTGGAGGAGCTCCGGGAGCATCTGGAGCAGGCCAAGAAG GTCAGAGCCGGTCTGGAGAAAGCCAAGCAAGCTCTGGAGAAGGAGGCGGCGGATCTGAGCGCTGACCTCCGGGCGCTCAGCAGCGCCAAGCAGGACgtggagcagaagaagaagaaggtggaGGCGCAGCTCGGCGACCTGCAGCTGCGCTTCAGCGAGAGCGAGCGCCATAGGAACGAGTTGTCCGAGCGGGTCTCCAAGATGACG GTGGAGCTGGACAGTGTGACGGCTCTGCTGAACGAGGCGGAGGGGCGGAGCATCAAGCTGAGCAAAGACGTGTCCAGCGTGAGCTCTCAGCTCCAGGACGCTCAG gagctgctgtcCGAGGAGACGCGTCAGAAGCTGAATCTGTCCGGACGCCTCcggcagctggaggaggagaggagccaGATGAcggagcagctggaggaggaggcggaggccAAACGGGCCGTAGAGCGGCAGGCGTCCAGCCTCGGGATGCAG CTGTCTGACCTGaagaagaagctggaggagcTGTCGGCGGCCGTGGAGCTCCTGGAGGAGGGAAAGAAGCGTCTCCAGCGTGAGCTGGAGGCGGCCAGCGGCGACTACGAGGAGAAGGTCGCGGCCTATGACAAGCTGGAGAAGAGCCGCGGCCGgctgcagcaggagctggaggacgtCCTGATGGATCTGGACGCCCAGCGGCAGCTCGTCTCCAACCtggagaagaagcagaagaagtTTGATCAG ATGCTGGCGGAGGAGCGAGCTGTTTCGGCCAAGTTTGCAGAGGAGCGGGATCGAGCGGAGGCGGAGCTGAGGGAGAAGGAGACGAAGGTGCTGGCGCTGATGAAGACGCTGGAGGAGAAACAGGAGGCTCTGCAGGAGGCGGAGAGGAGCGTGAAGGCCCTCCGGGTGGAGATGGAGGATCTGATCAGCTCCAAAGACGACGTGGGAAAGAGC GTCCATGACCTGGAGCGGGCGAAGCGCGGCCTGGAGGCCTTCGTGGAGGAGATGAAGACGCagatggaggagctggaggacgaGCTGCAGGTGGCCGAAGATGCCAAGCTGCGCCTGGAGGTCAACAGTCAGGCTGTGAGGGCGCAGCACGAGCGCGAACTGCAGGCCCGCGAGGAGCAGAGCgaggagaagaggaggcagCTGCTCAAACAG GTGCGGgagctggaggcggagctggaggaggagaggaagcagCGCAGTCAGGCGTCTGCAGGACGGAAGAAGCTGGAGGGGGAGCTGAAGAAcgtggaggagcagctggaggccGCCAGCAGGGGGCGTGAGGAGGCCCTCAAGCAGCTCCGCAAAAACCAG GCGCAGGCGAAGGAGCTCCACAGGGAGCTGGAGGACAGCCGCTCAGCTCACAAGGAGATCCTGGCCTCCGCCAGGGAGGCGGAGCGCAGGTGCAAGACTCTGGAGGCAGAAATCCAGCAGATGCAGGAA ATGTTGGCTGCAGCTGAGAGAGCGAGAAAGCAGGCGGAGATGGACAGAGACGAGCTGAACGAGGAGGCGGCCGGGAGCTCCTCAGGGAG GTCTCTGCTGTCGGATGAGAAACGCCGCCTGGAGGCCCGGATCagccagctggaggaggagctggaggaggagcaggccAACGTGGAGAGCCTGAACGAGCGTCTGAGGAGGAGCCAGCAGCTG GTGGACCagctgggggcggagcttgcagcagaGCGAGCGTCCTCTCAGAGCAGGGAGGCGTCGCGGCTGCAGCTGGAGAGGCAAACCCGGGACCTGAAGGCCAAGCTGCAGGACGTGGAGAGCCAGGCCCGCTCCAAACTCAAGTCCTCCGTCGCCGCCCTGGAGGCCAAACTGAGGGAcgtggaggagcagctggaggtgGAGAGCAG AGAGCGACAAGCCGGCGCCAAGAACCTGCGGCAGAAGGAGAAGAAGCTGAAAGATCTGAGCGTCCAGATGGAGGACGAGAGGAAGCAGGCCCTGGACTACAAGGACCAG ATGGAGAAGAGCAACGTCCGCGTGAAGCAGCTGAAACATCAgctggaggaggcggaggaggaggcGCAGCGAGTGGCGGCCGCTCGCAGGAAGCTGCAGAGGGAGCTGGAGGAGGCGCTGGAGGCCAACGACGGCCTCAGTAGGGAGGTGTCCTCGCTGAGGAGCAAACTCAG GCGTGGAGGTGGCGAGGCGCTGACCGGCGGCGCGCGGACCGGCGGCGTTGGCGGGAGGAGTTTCGGggggggcagcagcagcagccggcGGCTGAAGGAGAACTCGATGgaggtgcaggaggaggagctcacCTCCCCGTCTCCTCCTAACCACACggggaaggaggaggagtctcCCCCCGGTCCGGATGAGGGATCTCCATGA